The genomic interval GTGGTACGGGACACGAAAACAAGGAAGCGGTATGCGGTATGCGGGATGCGGTACTTTCAGTCCGACATTGTTCAGTCCTAACAGCCTAGACAAGACACGCTAATGGTCGGGCGATCACAAATCTCTTCGTGATTGGGTATCTTGTAAGGGATATTCAAAGAAAACAACCAGATCTGACCTCTCTCATATTCCCTTATGGTAAGAACCCCAAACAATTCTATGGACATATTCCAATAAATTGGACCTGGGAGAGTAACATGGGAATATCCCCTTTGCGGTTATAAGGCGGAATGTGAGACATGGTTAATCACGGGTCAACCGATCACAACATAGTCTTTTGTCTTAAAAGCCCTCCATATCATTGGTAAGTCACGTCATATTATATTCTTCTACCAGACTGTACATAACGGATAATCCCTCTCACCTGTCAAGATGACAGATGCTCATGCATGTTCATACTATTACCACAAGTCTGATCACCCCTGCAAGAACACAGTCTGATGAAATGGATAAATAAAAGGatagatttgatttaacCGGAACATACCGCTTATCGCGTGTTAGGATAGGTGTAATCacaaaaagttgaaatctAATCATGAAAtactatatatatatgatttatatcTTGTTAGTGCAACTCTATAGGTATATTTGTTTCTGATCACCGCGAGAATCTGAAAGATGCGACGAGTCAGTGTAGGAAGGTTAAAGAATAGTAAGCTCTTTAGCCAAAATTAGAATTGCATCTCATCATTGATCTTTATTTCATCCGATTTGCAGTACGACAATATGCTTCCCAAGTTCCACTCAAGGGTCCCTTGCTAGGTGTCAAACCACCTGCTCCGCCCCCTGCATCTCGCAATCCCccatcatcaccatcaccatCTTCCCAAAATAGTAGAAGTAATACGCTAGCGTCATCGACGCTACCAAAACCTCGATTGGATTATAATTCCTTACTTTCCGATCCAGGATATACAACTTTGAATGCTATACGACGTGCTTCCCCTCTGAAACCAGATCATTTACTTCATATTGCTAGATTACGTGAAACTcaattaatattattacAAAAGTTATCAACAATCAGAGctaaacaaaaagaaatcgGTTCTTTAATACGAACAGGAATAGTGGGAGATtcagaagaattgaaagaacaAGCTAAGAAAATTAAGAAACGTATAAAAGATTATGAACTTAATTTGACTGAAACTGAGAATGAATTGTTGGATTTAAGTTTATTATTACCTAACTTTTCTCATCCAGATGTTCCAATTGGTTCAGAAGAAAATGCTATAACATTAGAAACTTTCGGACCTTCTccaacaatttcaaaggAAATAGCGAATGATAAATTGGATCATGTTAATTTTTGTAATTattatgaattattagatggagaagcttcttcaaatacaaCGGGATCATCTTGGCCTTACTTGAAAGGAATATTAGCTTTATTAGAACAATcattaattcaatatagTTTATCAATTGCAATCAAAAATGGATTTCAAATTGTTTTACCTCCAGATGtaataaaagaagatatagcTTGGAGATGTGGATTTCAACCACgtgattcttcttcaaatccttcAACTCAAACTTATCATTTAACCAATTCGCAAAGTGGTGGTGGAAATGGACCAAATTTATGTTTAGCAGGAACTAGTGAAATTCCATTATCAGGTTTATTTTCAAAcaaattatttaatgaagaagatttacctaaaaaaaTAGTTGGTGTAGGTAGAGCTTTTAGAGCAGAAGCAGGTGCAAGAGGTTCAGATACAAGAGGTTTATATAGAGTACATCAATTTACAAAAGTTGAACTTTTTTCTGTTACttctgaaaatcaaagtgaagaaatgatggaagaaattagaaaagtacaaaaagaaatagcTAAAGGATTAGGTTTAAGTGTTAGAGTATTAGATATGCCTActgaagaattaggtgcTTCGGCTTTTAGAAAATATGATATGGAAGCTTGGATGCCTGGAAGAGGTAAATGGGGTGAGGTGAGTAAAATATTTTCAcgtatttgatcttcttaTGCAAATCTAGTGTCCTCCActaattataattttccATACAGATCACTTCAACTTCGAATTGTACAACTTACCAATCAcgaagattatcaattacatATCGaccatcaccttcttcggGTTCTTCACAATCAGCGCCTAATACTCCTCCCGCCCCACCAGCAGAAGGACA from Kwoniella pini CBS 10737 chromosome 4, complete sequence carries:
- a CDS encoding serine-tRNA ligase, which produces MRRVSVGRLKNIRQYASQVPLKGPLLGVKPPAPPPASRNPPSSPSPSSQNSRSNTLASSTLPKPRLDYNSLLSDPGYTTLNAIRRASPLKPDHLLHIARLRETQLILLQKLSTIRAKQKEIGSLIRTGIVGDSEELKEQAKKIKKRIKDYELNLTETENELLDLSLLLPNFSHPDVPIGSEENAITLETFGPSPTISKEIANDKLDHVNFCNYYELLDGEASSNTTGSSWPYLKGILALLEQSLIQYSLSIAIKNGFQIVLPPDVIKEDIAWRCGFQPRDSSSNPSTQTYHLTNSQSGGGNGPNLCLAGTSEIPLSGLFSNKLFNEEDLPKKIVGVGRAFRAEAGARGSDTRGLYRVHQFTKVELFSVTSENQSEEMMEEIRKVQKEIAKGLGLSVRVLDMPTEELGASAFRKYDMEAWMPGRGKWGEITSTSNCTTYQSRRLSITYRPSPSSGSSQSAPNTPPAPPAEGHNGPLPFAHTLNGTAAAIPRLLVALIENGIRFKEGTEEYEGVNLPRALQRFWIGGDEIGEGRKKGIIRWV